A part of Rhopalosiphum maidis isolate BTI-1 chromosome 3, ASM367621v3, whole genome shotgun sequence genomic DNA contains:
- the LOC113558732 gene encoding uncharacterized protein LOC113558732 isoform X2, translated as MSIGLLLVGKFIVDQYTKPKLTWLNFTIIDPSVDFYMISVVTFNECTDQFRLLGTAPIGVLTSKNNTGSTNSSSNGSTNLTMPVTNYTLICLNSTDSSSWCYETLDSFNAKGKFANDNGAGFVVNIIKLDDPKNDCKCGPYPSFNAILDGFNGKNTNITKECALSNRS; from the exons ATGTCTATTGGCCTTTTATTAGTAGGAAAATTTATAGTAGATCAGTATACCAAACCAAAATTAACTt ggttgaattttacaataatagatCCGTCAGTAGATTTCTACATGATTTCTGTAGTGACCTTTAATGAATGCACTGATCAATTCAGACTTCTTGGAACAGCACCAATAGGAGTACttacttcaaaaaataatacaggtTCAACGAATTCATCAAGCAATGGTTCAACGAATTTAACGATGCCAGTTACAAACTACACATTG ATATGTTTAAATTCAACTGATTCAAGTTCTTGGTGTTACGAAACTTTAGACTCGTTTAAtgcaaaa ggtAAATTTGCCAATGACAATGGAGCAGGAtttgtagttaatattataaaattagatgaTCCTAAAAATGATTGTAAGTGTGGACCATACCCTTCGTTTAACGCTATTCTAGATGGTTTTAATGGTAAGAATACTAATATCACAAAAGAATGTGCTTTATCAAACAGATCTTAG
- the LOC113558732 gene encoding uncharacterized protein LOC113558732 isoform X1 — protein MSIGLLLVGKFIVDQYTKPKLTWLNFTIIDPSVDFYMISVVTFNECTDQFRLLGTAPIGVLTSKNNTGSTNSSSNGSTNLTMPVTNYTLSNLRDILVDLSVPKNKTYYRYRLGPLSNDDTLDGMCASTVNKICLNSTDSSSWCYETLDSFNAKGKFANDNGAGFVVNIIKLDDPKNDCKCGPYPSFNAILDGFNGKNTNITKECALSNRS, from the exons ATGTCTATTGGCCTTTTATTAGTAGGAAAATTTATAGTAGATCAGTATACCAAACCAAAATTAACTt ggttgaattttacaataatagatCCGTCAGTAGATTTCTACATGATTTCTGTAGTGACCTTTAATGAATGCACTGATCAATTCAGACTTCTTGGAACAGCACCAATAGGAGTACttacttcaaaaaataatacaggtTCAACGAATTCATCAAGCAATGGTTCAACGAATTTAACGATGCCAGTTACAAACTACACATTG AGTAATTTAAGAGATATTTTAGTGGACCTATCtgttccaaaaaataaaacatattatagatatagattGGGCCCATTGAGCAACGATGACACACTTGATGGAATGTGTGCATCGACTGTTAACAAG ATATGTTTAAATTCAACTGATTCAAGTTCTTGGTGTTACGAAACTTTAGACTCGTTTAAtgcaaaa ggtAAATTTGCCAATGACAATGGAGCAGGAtttgtagttaatattataaaattagatgaTCCTAAAAATGATTGTAAGTGTGGACCATACCCTTCGTTTAACGCTATTCTAGATGGTTTTAATGGTAAGAATACTAATATCACAAAAGAATGTGCTTTATCAAACAGATCTTAG
- the LOC113558730 gene encoding legumain-like isoform X1 — protein sequence MLNNNLFKRKSVLVYCLLCVLCVLLIFAIVKVIIVGPSDFIDECLEFVGGSTKQTWVFLVAGSKGWDNYRHQADVSHAYQTLLNNGIPVDRIIVMMTDDVAFDSKNPYRGELFNHPNGSDVYQGVQVDYKGEEVSKEHFLNVLNGNKAAMINLGSGRVIESKHRDNIFVYFVGHGTTGILAFPENYLYADELNNTLQSMYSNRKFYSMLLYIESCRAGSLFDGILSESNSIFAVTAAGPRESSWSIYCIGEDEIPDVCLGDEFSCTWIEDQANLGKLYPLQVNELVEKRTVLNHFNYIRTSVKLSNVMPYGDFSVGQNKLSTYIGKSPEVFSKNLYHNNGGLSFIKHNDTIMSSSKFSKNTYKQYHIKQQYNGKNNTKKQSTIYNSIMRKIMDRVFSTILQNVIKQLPGFVEHVYDLKDLPSNLQLNVFPCYRQTLDYITTNCFSLPKNTYSLNEVHVFFNLCTRVIDSEWKSEEFYVLFEQVVHNVCSKNSSTFSNLLKMIK from the exons atgttgaaCAACAATCTGTTTAAAAGaa aaaGCGTATTGGTTTACTGTTTGTTATGTGTACTATGtgttctattaatatttgccatagtaaaagtaattattgttgGTCCAAGTGATTTTATTGATGAATGTCTAGAATTCGTTGGTGGTAGCACAAAACAAACCTGGGTGTTCCTAGTTGCTGGTTCAAAAGGATGGGATAATTATAGACATcag GCTGATGTTTCACATGCATACCAAACATTGTTGAATAATGGTATACCAGTTGATCGTATAATTGTAATGATGACAGACGACGTAGCCTTCGATTCAAA AAATCCTTATCGTggtgaattatttaatcatccTAATGGTTCGGATGTTTATCAAGGTGTACAAGTTGACTATAAAGGTGAA GAGGTAAGCAAAGAACATTTTCTGAATGTTTTAAATGGTAATAAGGCAGCTATGATAAACCTTGGATCAGGTCGTGTTATTGAAag taaacatagagataatatttttgtgtattttgttGGTCATGGAACAACTGGCATATTAGCATTTCcagaaaattacttatatgCTGATgaactaaataatacattacaatcAATGTATAGTAACCGTAAATTTTATAgt ATGCTCTTATATATAGAATCATGTAGAGCAGGTTCCTTATTTGATGGAATATTAAGTGAATCTAACAGTA tatttgcTGTAACTGCAGCTGGACCTAGAGAAAGTTCATGGTCCATATATTGCATTGGAGAAGATGAAATACCTGATGTTTGCTTGGGTGATGAATTCAGCTGTACGTGGATTGAAGATCAAGCaaac ctGGGTAAATTATATCCATTACAAGTGAATGAATTGGTTGAAAAAAGAACTGTTctcaatcattttaattacattagaACTTCAGTTAAACTAAGTAATGTGATGCCCTACGGAGACTTCAGTGTTggtcaaaacaaattatcaacATATATTGGCAAATCACCTGAAGTATTTTCCAAAAATCTGTATCATAATAATGGtggtttatcatttattaaacataat gATACAATTATGTCAAGttctaaattttcaaaaaatacatataagcaATATCATATAAAGCAACaatataatggaaaaaataatactaagaaACAAAGCACTATTTACAAtagtatt atGAGAAAAATTATGGACAGAGTATTCAGTACAATTCtgcaaaatgttataaaacaattaccgGGATTTGTTGAACATGTTTATGATCTTAAAGATCTCCCTAGTAATTtgcaattaaatgtatttccaTGTTACAGACAAACTTTAGATTACATCACAACAAACTGTTTTTCCCTACCCaag AATACATACTCACTTAATGAAGtgcatgtatttttcaatCTATGTACAAGAGTTATAGACAGTGAATGGAAATCTGAAgagttttatgttttgtttgaaCAAGTTGTGCATAATGTCTGTTCAAAAAAttcatcaacattttcaaatttacttaaaatgataaaatga
- the LOC113558730 gene encoding legumain-like isoform X2, which yields MLNNNLFKRKFVGGSTKQTWVFLVAGSKGWDNYRHQADVSHAYQTLLNNGIPVDRIIVMMTDDVAFDSKNPYRGELFNHPNGSDVYQGVQVDYKGEEVSKEHFLNVLNGNKAAMINLGSGRVIESKHRDNIFVYFVGHGTTGILAFPENYLYADELNNTLQSMYSNRKFYSMLLYIESCRAGSLFDGILSESNSIFAVTAAGPRESSWSIYCIGEDEIPDVCLGDEFSCTWIEDQANLGKLYPLQVNELVEKRTVLNHFNYIRTSVKLSNVMPYGDFSVGQNKLSTYIGKSPEVFSKNLYHNNGGLSFIKHNDTIMSSSKFSKNTYKQYHIKQQYNGKNNTKKQSTIYNSIMRKIMDRVFSTILQNVIKQLPGFVEHVYDLKDLPSNLQLNVFPCYRQTLDYITTNCFSLPKNTYSLNEVHVFFNLCTRVIDSEWKSEEFYVLFEQVVHNVCSKNSSTFSNLLKMIK from the exons atgttgaaCAACAATCTGTTTAAAAGaa AATTCGTTGGTGGTAGCACAAAACAAACCTGGGTGTTCCTAGTTGCTGGTTCAAAAGGATGGGATAATTATAGACATcag GCTGATGTTTCACATGCATACCAAACATTGTTGAATAATGGTATACCAGTTGATCGTATAATTGTAATGATGACAGACGACGTAGCCTTCGATTCAAA AAATCCTTATCGTggtgaattatttaatcatccTAATGGTTCGGATGTTTATCAAGGTGTACAAGTTGACTATAAAGGTGAA GAGGTAAGCAAAGAACATTTTCTGAATGTTTTAAATGGTAATAAGGCAGCTATGATAAACCTTGGATCAGGTCGTGTTATTGAAag taaacatagagataatatttttgtgtattttgttGGTCATGGAACAACTGGCATATTAGCATTTCcagaaaattacttatatgCTGATgaactaaataatacattacaatcAATGTATAGTAACCGTAAATTTTATAgt ATGCTCTTATATATAGAATCATGTAGAGCAGGTTCCTTATTTGATGGAATATTAAGTGAATCTAACAGTA tatttgcTGTAACTGCAGCTGGACCTAGAGAAAGTTCATGGTCCATATATTGCATTGGAGAAGATGAAATACCTGATGTTTGCTTGGGTGATGAATTCAGCTGTACGTGGATTGAAGATCAAGCaaac ctGGGTAAATTATATCCATTACAAGTGAATGAATTGGTTGAAAAAAGAACTGTTctcaatcattttaattacattagaACTTCAGTTAAACTAAGTAATGTGATGCCCTACGGAGACTTCAGTGTTggtcaaaacaaattatcaacATATATTGGCAAATCACCTGAAGTATTTTCCAAAAATCTGTATCATAATAATGGtggtttatcatttattaaacataat gATACAATTATGTCAAGttctaaattttcaaaaaatacatataagcaATATCATATAAAGCAACaatataatggaaaaaataatactaagaaACAAAGCACTATTTACAAtagtatt atGAGAAAAATTATGGACAGAGTATTCAGTACAATTCtgcaaaatgttataaaacaattaccgGGATTTGTTGAACATGTTTATGATCTTAAAGATCTCCCTAGTAATTtgcaattaaatgtatttccaTGTTACAGACAAACTTTAGATTACATCACAACAAACTGTTTTTCCCTACCCaag AATACATACTCACTTAATGAAGtgcatgtatttttcaatCTATGTACAAGAGTTATAGACAGTGAATGGAAATCTGAAgagttttatgttttgtttgaaCAAGTTGTGCATAATGTCTGTTCAAAAAAttcatcaacattttcaaatttacttaaaatgataaaatga
- the LOC113558730 gene encoding legumain-like isoform X3 — translation MMTDDVAFDSKNPYRGELFNHPNGSDVYQGVQVDYKGEEVSKEHFLNVLNGNKAAMINLGSGRVIESKHRDNIFVYFVGHGTTGILAFPENYLYADELNNTLQSMYSNRKFYSMLLYIESCRAGSLFDGILSESNSIFAVTAAGPRESSWSIYCIGEDEIPDVCLGDEFSCTWIEDQANLGKLYPLQVNELVEKRTVLNHFNYIRTSVKLSNVMPYGDFSVGQNKLSTYIGKSPEVFSKNLYHNNGGLSFIKHNDTIMSSSKFSKNTYKQYHIKQQYNGKNNTKKQSTIYNSIMRKIMDRVFSTILQNVIKQLPGFVEHVYDLKDLPSNLQLNVFPCYRQTLDYITTNCFSLPKNTYSLNEVHVFFNLCTRVIDSEWKSEEFYVLFEQVVHNVCSKNSSTFSNLLKMIK, via the exons ATGATGACAGACGACGTAGCCTTCGATTCAAA AAATCCTTATCGTggtgaattatttaatcatccTAATGGTTCGGATGTTTATCAAGGTGTACAAGTTGACTATAAAGGTGAA GAGGTAAGCAAAGAACATTTTCTGAATGTTTTAAATGGTAATAAGGCAGCTATGATAAACCTTGGATCAGGTCGTGTTATTGAAag taaacatagagataatatttttgtgtattttgttGGTCATGGAACAACTGGCATATTAGCATTTCcagaaaattacttatatgCTGATgaactaaataatacattacaatcAATGTATAGTAACCGTAAATTTTATAgt ATGCTCTTATATATAGAATCATGTAGAGCAGGTTCCTTATTTGATGGAATATTAAGTGAATCTAACAGTA tatttgcTGTAACTGCAGCTGGACCTAGAGAAAGTTCATGGTCCATATATTGCATTGGAGAAGATGAAATACCTGATGTTTGCTTGGGTGATGAATTCAGCTGTACGTGGATTGAAGATCAAGCaaac ctGGGTAAATTATATCCATTACAAGTGAATGAATTGGTTGAAAAAAGAACTGTTctcaatcattttaattacattagaACTTCAGTTAAACTAAGTAATGTGATGCCCTACGGAGACTTCAGTGTTggtcaaaacaaattatcaacATATATTGGCAAATCACCTGAAGTATTTTCCAAAAATCTGTATCATAATAATGGtggtttatcatttattaaacataat gATACAATTATGTCAAGttctaaattttcaaaaaatacatataagcaATATCATATAAAGCAACaatataatggaaaaaataatactaagaaACAAAGCACTATTTACAAtagtatt atGAGAAAAATTATGGACAGAGTATTCAGTACAATTCtgcaaaatgttataaaacaattaccgGGATTTGTTGAACATGTTTATGATCTTAAAGATCTCCCTAGTAATTtgcaattaaatgtatttccaTGTTACAGACAAACTTTAGATTACATCACAACAAACTGTTTTTCCCTACCCaag AATACATACTCACTTAATGAAGtgcatgtatttttcaatCTATGTACAAGAGTTATAGACAGTGAATGGAAATCTGAAgagttttatgttttgtttgaaCAAGTTGTGCATAATGTCTGTTCAAAAAAttcatcaacattttcaaatttacttaaaatgataaaatga